The following are encoded in a window of Flavobacterium psychrotrophum genomic DNA:
- the trhO gene encoding oxygen-dependent tRNA uridine(34) hydroxylase TrhO → MQLYNTLSAEERAALIEDSGKQRLTLSFYAYAHIEDPKQFRDSLFMAWNRLEVLGRIYVAKEGINAQLSLPADNFYTFKDHLDTIPFLKDIRLNVAVEHDDLSFLKLTIKVRDKIVADGLDDASFDVTNKGIHLGAADFNQMLEDPNTIVVDFRNHYESEIGHFRGALTPDVETFRESLPIIEGQLSDHKEDKNLLMYCTGGIRCEKASAFFKHKGFKNVYQLEGGIIEYTRQVKEEGLESKFIGKNFVFDGRLGERITDDILSQCHQCGKPCDNHTNCANEACHLLFIQCDECQSSMHNTCSPECLEIIQLPEEEQKALRRGVNKGNMIFRKGKSDKLAFKQSGALSDTPIATATKPVRARIRKTLIGKGEHYYPKAGVGQFTIEQGELKAGDKIIISGPTTGEQQLTVEALRVNGAEGDTATAGDKVTFNLPFRIRLSDKLYKVIG, encoded by the coding sequence ATGCAACTGTATAACACATTAAGCGCAGAAGAAAGGGCCGCTCTTATAGAAGATAGCGGCAAGCAGCGCCTAACGCTGTCTTTCTACGCCTACGCGCACATCGAAGACCCTAAACAATTTCGCGATTCATTATTCATGGCCTGGAACCGGCTTGAGGTACTGGGGCGTATCTACGTGGCTAAAGAAGGTATTAACGCCCAGCTTTCGCTCCCGGCAGATAACTTCTATACCTTTAAAGACCACCTTGATACCATACCGTTTCTTAAAGACATTCGCCTGAATGTGGCAGTAGAGCACGACGACCTTTCGTTTCTGAAACTGACCATTAAAGTGCGCGATAAAATTGTGGCCGATGGTCTTGATGATGCGTCTTTTGACGTGACTAATAAGGGCATACACTTAGGCGCGGCAGATTTTAACCAGATGCTGGAAGACCCTAATACCATAGTAGTCGATTTCCGTAACCATTATGAAAGTGAGATAGGGCATTTCCGCGGGGCATTAACACCTGACGTAGAAACATTCCGTGAGTCATTGCCAATTATCGAAGGACAATTATCAGACCATAAAGAAGACAAAAACCTGCTGATGTACTGCACAGGCGGTATTCGATGCGAGAAGGCTTCGGCATTCTTTAAACACAAAGGTTTTAAAAATGTATACCAGCTTGAAGGCGGTATTATTGAATATACCCGTCAGGTAAAAGAAGAAGGTTTAGAAAGTAAATTTATAGGCAAGAACTTTGTATTCGACGGTCGCCTGGGCGAACGAATTACAGATGATATCCTTTCGCAATGCCACCAGTGCGGCAAACCGTGCGACAACCATACAAACTGTGCTAACGAGGCCTGCCACCTGCTGTTCATCCAGTGTGATGAGTGCCAGTCGAGCATGCACAACACCTGTTCGCCAGAATGTCTGGAGATAATACAACTACCGGAAGAAGAACAAAAAGCGCTGCGCCGTGGTGTAAATAAAGGCAATATGATTTTCCGAAAAGGCAAGAGCGACAAACTGGCCTTTAAACAAAGTGGTGCATTAAGCGACACCCCAATTGCTACCGCCACAAAACCAGTACGCGCACGCATTCGCAAAACACTTATTGGCAAAGGCGAGCACTACTACCCTAAAGCAGGTGTAGGCCAGTTTACCATAGAGCAGGGCGAACTGAAAGCCGGCGATAAAATTATCATTTCGGGTCCTACCACAGGCGAGCAGCAGCTTACTGTTGAAGCGCTTCGTGTAAACGGTGCCGAGGGCGATACTGCAACTGCCGGAGATAAGGTTACGTTTAACCTGCCGTTCAGAATCAGATTGTCAGACAAACTGTATAAGGTGATAGGGTAG
- a CDS encoding radical SAM protein, translating to MDIYKLLKFNQFIKSHRIKFLGLWVLSVLNKRYLAIQMDPVLACNLRCKMCYFTDAEFVKTHMKGMFKEDDLEPLAKAVFKNALKLQIGCGAEPTLFKHNTRLIQLAKENKVPYISMVTNGNLLSAADISAFAEAGLNEIIMSMHGVHKESYENLMDKGNYEKFRDVLKAITDQKKKTPGFRLRINYTFNTDNFYELQDFFTLFGEYAIDIIQFRPIDKIGETTYSNFSLRDIETDYNKVLAPLRTEAAKRDITILAPQSVVRNEAESLVVKTSNDSSYIQPYTYYYISPRYSWKDGYDWRTETFASWQKRTGWNNILLRNVLRSRKALESPNRNMLNYSVDIN from the coding sequence ATGGATATTTACAAATTACTAAAATTCAACCAGTTTATAAAAAGCCACCGTATTAAGTTCCTTGGGCTTTGGGTGCTTTCTGTGCTTAACAAGCGCTACCTGGCTATACAAATGGATCCGGTGCTGGCCTGTAACCTGCGTTGCAAAATGTGTTATTTTACCGATGCTGAGTTTGTAAAGACCCATATGAAAGGGATGTTTAAAGAAGATGACCTTGAGCCACTGGCTAAAGCCGTTTTTAAAAATGCCCTTAAGTTACAAATAGGCTGTGGTGCAGAACCTACGCTGTTTAAGCACAATACCCGACTTATTCAACTGGCCAAAGAAAATAAAGTACCTTACATTAGTATGGTAACCAATGGCAATTTGCTAAGCGCAGCAGATATTTCGGCATTTGCCGAAGCGGGGCTTAATGAGATCATCATGAGTATGCACGGTGTGCATAAAGAGAGTTACGAAAACCTTATGGATAAAGGTAATTACGAAAAGTTCCGTGATGTTTTAAAGGCCATTACCGACCAAAAAAAGAAGACTCCGGGTTTCCGCCTGCGTATAAACTACACGTTCAATACCGATAATTTTTATGAGCTACAGGATTTCTTTACACTCTTTGGCGAGTATGCGATAGACATTATCCAGTTCAGGCCCATTGACAAGATAGGCGAAACCACCTACAGTAACTTTAGCCTGCGCGATATTGAAACCGATTATAACAAAGTACTGGCACCGCTGAGAACCGAAGCTGCCAAACGGGATATAACTATACTGGCGCCACAATCTGTTGTTCGTAACGAAGCCGAATCGCTGGTGGTAAAAACAAGTAATGACAGCTCTTACATACAGCCCTATACCTACTACTATATTTCGCCTCGTTACTCCTGGAAAGATGGTTATGACTGGCGTACAGAAACCTTTGCTTCATGGCAAAAACGCACCGGATGGAACAATATACTGCTTAGAAATGTGCTACGTTCGCGCAAGGCGCTGGAAAGCCCTAACCGAAATATGCTGAACTATTCTGTAGACATCAATTAG
- a CDS encoding murein hydrolase activator EnvC family protein → MKQLLLTLFLLGYGAVAMAQGGDQQKKLEVRKAEIQREIKALNSLIKGESSKEKSVLSKIADNEAKIKLSEKLINTTQKQTRLLTDDIYLNQLKINKLNKQLVVLKEDYAKTLLNAYKSRSDQSRIMFILSSDNFLEAYKRVQYMKQYASFRKVQGEEIRDKMKELEMLQEKLGVQKKDKEKLLAESRKDKQELEGDREEQKKLAKVIQKDKKKYTAEVKSKQKESREIDRKIDAMIRAAIAEANRKAAAAKKAAEAKSAASSSASESRKATASKPAEAKASSSKIMLTKEGKVISDNFKANKGRLPWPVEGYIALGYGKQAHPVIDGVEINNHGIDFRTKPSAPVKAVFSGEVLSIQVLRSNNKTVCVQHGDFLTIYSNLRSVDVSPGDKVSINQKIGNVGEDYEGQPILKFIVSQNDKLQNPSLWLVK, encoded by the coding sequence ATGAAACAATTATTGCTCACCCTTTTTCTTTTAGGCTATGGCGCTGTGGCAATGGCCCAGGGCGGCGACCAGCAAAAAAAGCTGGAAGTACGCAAGGCAGAAATACAGCGTGAAATAAAGGCACTTAATAGCCTTATTAAGGGTGAAAGCTCTAAAGAAAAATCGGTGCTCAGCAAAATTGCCGATAATGAGGCTAAGATAAAGCTTAGTGAAAAGCTTATTAATACCACCCAAAAGCAAACCCGTTTGCTTACCGATGACATTTACCTTAACCAGCTTAAGATAAATAAGCTGAATAAGCAGCTTGTAGTATTAAAAGAAGACTATGCCAAAACGCTTTTAAACGCGTATAAGAGCAGATCTGACCAAAGCCGTATAATGTTTATACTTTCGTCAGATAATTTCCTGGAGGCTTATAAAAGGGTGCAATACATGAAGCAGTATGCCAGCTTTAGAAAGGTGCAGGGAGAAGAGATACGCGACAAGATGAAAGAGCTTGAAATGCTACAGGAAAAACTGGGTGTACAAAAAAAGGACAAGGAAAAGTTACTGGCTGAAAGCCGTAAAGATAAGCAGGAGCTGGAAGGAGACCGGGAAGAGCAGAAGAAACTGGCTAAAGTAATACAGAAAGACAAGAAAAAATATACTGCCGAAGTTAAGAGCAAACAAAAAGAAAGCCGTGAAATAGACCGCAAGATCGATGCAATGATACGTGCCGCGATAGCCGAAGCCAACAGAAAGGCTGCTGCGGCAAAAAAGGCTGCGGAAGCTAAGAGCGCCGCATCATCTTCGGCATCAGAAAGTAGAAAAGCAACCGCTTCAAAACCTGCCGAGGCTAAAGCTTCTTCATCCAAGATCATGCTTACTAAAGAGGGCAAGGTAATATCTGATAACTTTAAAGCTAATAAGGGCAGGTTGCCATGGCCTGTAGAAGGTTATATAGCATTGGGGTATGGCAAGCAGGCGCACCCGGTTATAGACGGTGTTGAGATCAACAACCACGGTATAGACTTCAGGACAAAGCCAAGTGCCCCTGTAAAGGCAGTGTTTAGCGGCGAGGTATTAAGTATACAGGTATTGCGCAGTAATAATAAAACCGTCTGTGTGCAGCACGGAGATTTTCTTACCATATACTCTAACCTGCGTAGTGTAGATGTAAGCCCGGGCGACAAGGTATCTATCAACCAGAAAATAGGCAATGTAGGAGAAGATTATGAAGGCCAGCCGATACTTAAGTTTATAGTATCGCAAAACGACAAGTTGCAAAACCCTTCGCTATGGCTTGTTAAGTAG
- a CDS encoding DUF4292 domain-containing protein: MKKILIVLFAAGTLFSSCKSKQSAATVAEGTAGEDKGSKEIIAGHYKNPHNFSTLLIKADAAYKDHKQSQNVSAEIRIKKDETILVSVRFLGITMAKALITPQEVTYYEKINGTYFKGNYAVLSRWLGTDLDFTKVQNMLIGEALDDLTKGSYKSAIDNGQYKLTGKASGGIIKEFLFEGANYLLKKQHIEQGGQQPRSLDIAYPSHHEYPQAILPSGIKIEAEQKDRVNIDIVYASVKFDEKLTFPYEVPEGYEQIFIE; encoded by the coding sequence ATGAAAAAGATTTTAATTGTACTATTCGCTGCGGGAACGCTTTTTTCGTCGTGCAAAAGCAAGCAGTCTGCCGCTACAGTGGCAGAGGGTACTGCCGGCGAAGATAAAGGCAGTAAAGAAATTATTGCAGGGCATTATAAAAACCCACACAATTTTAGTACCCTGCTTATAAAGGCAGATGCAGCGTACAAAGACCATAAGCAATCGCAAAACGTATCGGCAGAGATACGTATCAAAAAAGATGAAACCATACTGGTAAGTGTACGCTTTCTGGGCATTACTATGGCTAAAGCGCTTATAACACCACAGGAGGTAACCTATTATGAGAAGATAAACGGCACCTACTTTAAAGGTAATTATGCCGTGCTGAGCCGCTGGCTGGGTACGGATCTTGATTTTACCAAAGTACAAAATATGCTTATAGGCGAAGCACTGGACGACCTTACAAAAGGATCTTATAAATCTGCGATAGATAATGGGCAGTACAAGCTTACAGGCAAGGCAAGTGGCGGTATTATTAAAGAGTTTTTATTTGAGGGTGCTAACTACCTGCTTAAAAAGCAACATATAGAACAGGGTGGCCAGCAGCCACGCAGCCTTGATATTGCTTACCCGTCGCATCATGAATATCCGCAGGCCATACTGCCATCGGGTATTAAAATAGAGGCAGAACAAAAAGACCGCGTAAATATAGATATTGTATATGCGTCGGTAAAATTTGACGAGAAACTGACGTTTCCTTATGAGGTACCAGAGGGATACGAACAGATATTTATAGAATAA
- a CDS encoding tetratricopeptide repeat protein: MKFKILFSGMLLSGSLLGPVMLYAQEAPEDIALKSNEFEDSFYESLKQKGIENYDKAIAALQKCLGKEPDNAVVYSELGRNYISLKNYLEAERAFKKATELDPANRWYWQGLYDVYYEQKDFTRAITIVQKLMEWRKAYYQEDLVSLYMYTQQYDKALAVINEMEQTVGMSEKREMYRLQILSDGKLSAPKKETLEAAIKKDPKNEANYIDLIYLYSESSQEAKAEEVARRLEKEIPTSDWAQISLFKFHINNNDGEKAVQSMMQVLGSRKIDSKIKHRVLNEFLIFANNNPAYLPQLEKAVSHFENDRTINVPKEVGKFFFNKKNYAEAIRYFEKGIAQKEDDPEGVELLLFTYAEGAQNDKLYKTATKYIDLYPTQASLYYYAGLAANRQQQYAKAKDYLESGMDFVVEDAALLAKFKQQLDVTRKALGKS, from the coding sequence ATGAAATTTAAAATCCTATTTAGCGGCATGCTACTGTCGGGCTCCTTACTGGGGCCTGTAATGCTGTATGCACAGGAAGCACCCGAAGATATTGCGCTGAAGAGCAACGAATTTGAAGACAGCTTTTATGAGTCGCTAAAACAAAAAGGGATCGAGAATTATGATAAGGCCATAGCGGCACTACAAAAATGCCTTGGCAAAGAGCCAGACAATGCTGTGGTGTATAGCGAACTGGGCAGGAATTACATTTCGCTCAAAAACTATCTGGAAGCCGAAAGGGCCTTTAAAAAGGCTACCGAACTGGATCCGGCAAACCGCTGGTACTGGCAGGGGCTTTATGATGTGTATTATGAGCAGAAAGATTTTACCCGTGCCATAACCATTGTGCAAAAGCTGATGGAGTGGCGCAAGGCATATTATCAGGAAGACCTAGTGTCGCTGTATATGTACACCCAGCAGTATGATAAGGCACTGGCTGTGATTAACGAGATGGAACAAACGGTGGGCATGAGCGAAAAACGCGAAATGTACCGCCTGCAAATACTATCTGATGGTAAACTGTCTGCACCAAAAAAGGAGACACTGGAGGCCGCCATTAAAAAAGACCCTAAGAACGAGGCTAACTATATCGACCTGATCTACCTGTACAGCGAAAGCAGCCAGGAGGCAAAGGCCGAAGAGGTAGCCCGCAGGCTGGAGAAAGAAATACCTACAAGCGACTGGGCACAAATAAGCCTGTTTAAATTTCACATTAATAATAACGATGGGGAGAAGGCAGTGCAGAGCATGATGCAGGTTTTGGGCAGCCGAAAGATAGACAGCAAGATAAAGCACAGGGTGCTCAATGAGTTCCTGATCTTTGCCAATAACAATCCGGCTTATTTGCCACAGCTCGAAAAGGCAGTGAGTCATTTTGAGAACGATCGTACGATAAATGTTCCGAAAGAGGTGGGCAAGTTTTTCTTCAATAAAAAAAATTATGCCGAGGCGATACGCTATTTTGAAAAAGGGATAGCCCAAAAAGAGGATGACCCGGAAGGGGTGGAGCTATTACTCTTTACCTATGCTGAAGGCGCGCAAAACGATAAATTGTATAAAACGGCTACAAAGTATATTGACCTGTACCCTACGCAGGCATCATTGTACTATTATGCCGGCCTTGCTGCTAACAGGCAGCAGCAATATGCAAAAGCAAAAGATTATTTAGAAAGCGGTATGGACTTTGTAGTGGAGGATGCGGCGCTGTTAGCCAAATTTAAACAACAGCTTGATGTTACCAGGAAAGCCCTGGGTAAAAGCTAA
- a CDS encoding sugar nucleotidyltransferase encodes MKIIVPMAGRGSRLRPHTLTVPKPLIPIAGKPIVHRLVEDIASVINRDIEEIAFIIHKDFGTQVEKDLIAIAEKLGAKGSIYYQEKPLGTAHAIMSAKESMTGPVVVAYADTLFRADFTLDTTADSVIWVQRVDDPSAFGVVQLNDKNEITDFVEKPKEFVSDLAIIGIYYFKSGETLRAELQYLLDNDIMKGGEYQLTDGLENMKLKGMKFVPGKVDHWMDCGNKDVTVETNSRMLNFLHNDGKNLVSDTVTLENSTIIPPCYIGEGVVLKNSTVGPNVSLGDNTKVADSTIKNSLVQTNAVITNAQLDNAMIGNHAVFNGKFTAVSIGDYSVLE; translated from the coding sequence ATGAAGATCATAGTTCCCATGGCAGGCAGAGGATCGCGCCTGCGCCCACATACGCTTACCGTACCTAAACCGTTAATTCCTATAGCAGGCAAGCCCATAGTGCACCGCCTTGTAGAAGATATAGCATCGGTTATTAACCGCGATATCGAAGAGATAGCATTTATTATACACAAAGATTTTGGAACCCAGGTAGAGAAAGACCTTATAGCCATTGCCGAAAAGCTTGGTGCTAAGGGCAGCATCTATTATCAGGAGAAACCGCTGGGTACTGCCCATGCTATTATGAGCGCTAAGGAGAGTATGACAGGCCCGGTTGTAGTGGCGTATGCCGATACACTATTCCGTGCCGATTTTACGTTAGATACTACGGCAGACAGCGTTATATGGGTGCAACGTGTAGATGACCCAAGTGCCTTTGGGGTAGTGCAGCTTAACGATAAGAATGAGATTACTGATTTTGTTGAGAAGCCAAAAGAATTTGTAAGCGACCTTGCCATTATAGGTATTTATTACTTTAAAAGTGGTGAAACGCTTCGAGCTGAATTGCAGTACTTGCTGGATAATGACATTATGAAGGGTGGCGAATACCAGCTTACTGACGGCCTTGAGAACATGAAACTGAAAGGTATGAAATTTGTACCCGGTAAGGTAGACCACTGGATGGACTGCGGTAACAAAGATGTTACGGTAGAGACTAACAGCCGTATGCTTAACTTTTTGCATAATGATGGCAAAAACCTGGTATCAGATACCGTAACTTTGGAGAACAGTACCATTATTCCGCCATGCTATATTGGCGAAGGTGTAGTACTTAAAAACAGTACAGTGGGGCCTAATGTTTCGCTTGGCGATAATACTAAAGTGGCCGATAGTACCATAAAAAACAGCCTTGTGCAAACTAATGCAGTTATCACTAATGCACAGCTTGATAATGCCATGATAGGCAACCATGCGGTGTTTAATGGTAAATTTACCGCAGTAAGCATTGGCGATTACTCGGTTTTAGAATAA
- the dut gene encoding dUTP diphosphatase: MSVTIKVINKSGHALPNYETIASAGMDLRAVLDAPVTLAPLERAIIKTGLFIELPIGFEAQVRPRSGLAAKNGVTVLNSPGTIDADYRGEVGVILVNLSNQAFVVENGERIAQLIIAKHERAEWLEAEELSDTVRGAGGFGSTGVK, encoded by the coding sequence ATGTCAGTAACTATAAAAGTTATCAATAAATCGGGCCACGCCCTTCCTAATTACGAAACCATAGCATCTGCCGGTATGGACCTGCGTGCTGTTTTAGATGCTCCGGTAACGCTTGCCCCGCTTGAACGTGCTATAATAAAAACAGGCCTTTTTATAGAGCTTCCTATTGGTTTTGAAGCGCAGGTAAGACCACGTAGTGGTCTGGCTGCTAAAAATGGCGTAACAGTGCTTAACAGCCCGGGTACGATTGATGCCGACTATCGTGGTGAAGTTGGTGTAATTTTAGTAAATTTATCAAATCAGGCCTTTGTAGTAGAGAATGGCGAGCGCATAGCACAGCTTATCATTGCAAAACATGAACGTGCCGAATGGCTGGAAGCCGAAGAGCTAAGCGATACCGTTCGTGGTGCCGGAGGCTTTGGCAGCACAGGGGTAAAGTAA
- a CDS encoding lipopolysaccharide biosynthesis protein translates to MSLYKKLFQQTAIYGIATVVPRMFSFIITPLHTTPGVMDPVKYAQVSINFSWLVFLNVLLAYGMETSFFRFYNTENKKDVVSTSTISLFWSSLAFLGIALVFRNNLADVLKIDREYISYIIWVLVLDALTIAPFSKLRADGRPIFYAVVKVGSVVFYLLLNFFFLVWLRDLANAYPDSIWASIYIRDFQVGYVFLAGVISSLSALVMLAPHYLRLSWHFNFPLWKKMMRYSLPVMLAGIAFAINETFDRPLLGYLNVPESQIGIYSACYKLAVFMTLFTTAFRLGIEPFFFSQAGKENARETYAVITKYFVILGSVILLGVIVFADLLKVLIIRDPAYWDGMKVVPLIILANFCLGIYNNLSVWYKLSDKTKMGAYISAIGAVVTLAFNFALIPVWGYTGSAIATVAAYSTMMLVSYFVGAKYYPIPYDLKRIGLYLGLSVLLSAISFYVPVLRHTYAFGIIAFLGFIWLIYRNEKNTLLKFIKK, encoded by the coding sequence TTGAGCCTCTATAAAAAGTTGTTTCAGCAAACAGCCATTTACGGTATTGCCACGGTAGTGCCCCGTATGTTCAGCTTTATAATTACGCCACTGCATACCACTCCCGGGGTAATGGATCCGGTTAAGTATGCGCAGGTATCGATCAATTTTTCATGGCTGGTATTTTTAAATGTATTGCTGGCTTATGGCATGGAAACATCTTTTTTCAGGTTTTATAATACAGAAAATAAGAAAGACGTAGTAAGTACGTCTACCATTTCATTATTCTGGTCATCGCTTGCATTTTTAGGCATAGCATTAGTATTTCGGAATAACCTTGCAGATGTGCTTAAAATTGACAGGGAGTACATCAGCTATATAATCTGGGTTTTGGTTCTAGATGCGTTAACTATAGCGCCTTTCTCTAAACTTCGGGCAGATGGGCGGCCTATTTTTTATGCGGTTGTAAAAGTGGGCAGCGTTGTTTTTTACCTTTTACTTAATTTCTTTTTCCTTGTTTGGCTACGCGACCTTGCAAATGCTTACCCTGACAGTATCTGGGCCAGTATTTATATCCGGGATTTTCAGGTGGGTTATGTGTTTCTTGCCGGGGTTATCTCAAGCCTGTCGGCACTGGTAATGCTTGCGCCGCACTACTTAAGGCTTTCATGGCACTTTAATTTCCCGCTCTGGAAAAAGATGATGCGCTATTCATTACCGGTAATGCTTGCGGGTATTGCTTTTGCCATAAATGAAACCTTTGACCGTCCGCTTTTAGGATATCTTAATGTTCCCGAAAGCCAGATAGGTATTTATTCTGCCTGCTACAAGCTGGCTGTATTTATGACCCTGTTTACTACAGCATTCAGGCTGGGTATAGAGCCGTTTTTCTTTAGCCAGGCGGGCAAAGAAAATGCAAGGGAAACCTATGCGGTAATAACTAAATACTTTGTAATACTTGGGTCGGTAATTCTCTTGGGAGTTATTGTTTTTGCGGACCTTCTTAAAGTGCTCATCATTCGCGATCCTGCTTACTGGGACGGTATGAAGGTGGTGCCGCTAATTATACTGGCAAACTTTTGCCTTGGCATATACAACAACCTTTCTGTATGGTATAAATTGTCAGATAAAACAAAAATGGGTGCTTACATCTCTGCCATTGGTGCGGTTGTAACACTGGCATTCAACTTTGCGCTTATCCCTGTTTGGGGATATACAGGCTCTGCAATTGCCACCGTTGCGGCTTATAGCACCATGATGCTGGTAAGTTATTTTGTAGGGGCAAAGTATTACCCTATTCCATACGATCTAAAGCGCATCGGGCTATACCTGGGGCTTTCAGTTTTACTAAGCGCCATTTCATTTTACGTTCCGGTGTTACGCCATACATACGCTTTTGGAATTATAGCATTCCTGGGCTTTATATGGCTCATTTATCGCAACGAAAAAAACACTCTTTTAAAATTCATCAAAAAATAA
- a CDS encoding OmpA family protein — protein MKNLYLTLGFLLVAGSAMAQSEETKAADKLFARLEYVDAAQAYLKVKKKDNYVAKQLAESYYNMFNSKEAVKWFAEATKTPQDAETYYKYAQMLKAEGKYEESNVQMQKFAQLAPNDQRAVTFKQDPNYLPKLRNQAKLFDEKVLDINDKKYGSFGAVLTNDNTLYFTSARNTARKTYGANDEPFLDLYQATYNANGTISEPTPVSDVNSKWHDGPASVSPDGNTLYFSSESFKEKKQYVKDKESNSKQGQVYLYKATKVNGKWGNIEELPFNGKTWSTGNPSVSKDGKWLYFASDREGSMGGSNDIWKVEIKGNNSYGEPQNLGPKVNTEGRESFPYITDSDKLYFSTDGRKGFGALDVYVIDLKKGTEAQNVGQPINTGKDDFAFTFNDTKKIGFFSSNRDGFDKIYLATPVCGVEAIVMVRDSKTGKAIAAAKVAIVDEKGNVIETRTADNKGQVNYNIDCDRPYTVQASAEGYVNNTFPVAKTAGGEVTVNANLDPIETIVKPTEIVLNEIFFEYDKSNITKEAAFELDKAVAAMKNNPALVVLVKSHTDSRGSDQYNMSLSNRRAKSTVQYIISKGIAKERISGKGYGESEPKVKCTECTQEEHAQNRRSEFLIVKQ, from the coding sequence ATGAAAAATTTATATCTTACCCTTGGCTTTCTGCTTGTAGCCGGTTCGGCGATGGCGCAGAGCGAAGAAACGAAGGCTGCCGACAAACTATTTGCGAGGCTTGAGTATGTAGACGCGGCGCAAGCCTACCTAAAAGTAAAAAAGAAAGACAACTACGTAGCAAAGCAACTTGCCGAGAGCTACTACAATATGTTCAACAGCAAGGAAGCGGTAAAATGGTTTGCAGAAGCCACTAAAACGCCACAGGATGCCGAGACGTACTACAAATATGCGCAGATGCTTAAAGCAGAAGGCAAGTATGAGGAGAGCAACGTGCAGATGCAGAAGTTTGCACAACTGGCACCCAACGACCAAAGGGCGGTAACCTTTAAACAAGACCCAAACTACCTGCCTAAGCTCCGTAACCAGGCCAAACTTTTTGATGAAAAGGTACTGGACATCAACGACAAGAAATACGGCAGCTTTGGTGCGGTACTGACCAATGACAACACCTTGTACTTTACCAGCGCAAGGAACACGGCAAGGAAAACCTATGGAGCCAACGATGAGCCGTTCCTTGATTTGTACCAGGCCACCTATAATGCCAACGGTACGATCAGCGAACCCACCCCGGTAAGCGATGTGAACAGTAAATGGCATGACGGCCCTGCTTCGGTAAGCCCTGACGGCAATACCCTGTACTTTTCAAGCGAGAGCTTTAAAGAAAAGAAACAATATGTAAAAGACAAGGAAAGCAACAGCAAGCAAGGTCAGGTATACCTGTACAAAGCCACAAAAGTCAACGGCAAGTGGGGCAACATCGAGGAACTGCCATTTAACGGCAAGACCTGGAGTACAGGCAACCCATCAGTAAGCAAAGACGGCAAATGGCTGTACTTCGCCTCGGACCGTGAAGGCTCGATGGGTGGCAGCAACGACATCTGGAAAGTAGAGATCAAGGGCAATAACAGTTATGGCGAGCCACAGAACCTAGGCCCGAAGGTAAACACCGAAGGCAGGGAAAGCTTCCCTTACATCACCGATAGTGACAAGCTATACTTCTCGACCGATGGCAGGAAAGGCTTTGGCGCATTAGACGTTTATGTGATCGACCTTAAAAAAGGCACCGAGGCACAGAACGTAGGCCAGCCGATTAACACCGGCAAGGACGACTTCGCCTTTACGTTTAATGACACAAAGAAAATTGGTTTCTTCTCAAGTAACCGTGACGGTTTTGACAAGATCTACCTTGCCACCCCGGTATGTGGTGTAGAAGCGATTGTAATGGTCAGGGACTCGAAAACAGGCAAAGCCATAGCAGCAGCCAAAGTGGCTATAGTAGATGAAAAAGGCAATGTTATCGAAACCCGCACGGCAGACAATAAAGGGCAGGTAAACTACAACATCGACTGTGACAGGCCGTACACGGTACAGGCCAGTGCAGAAGGTTATGTAAACAACACCTTCCCGGTAGCCAAGACCGCAGGCGGAGAGGTAACGGTAAATGCTAACCTTGACCCGATCGAAACGATCGTAAAACCAACAGAGATCGTGCTTAATGAAATATTCTTTGAATACGACAAGAGTAACATCACCAAAGAAGCAGCCTTTGAGCTTGACAAGGCGGTAGCCGCGATGAAAAACAACCCGGCCCTTGTGGTATTGGTTAAGTCTCACACCGACAGCCGTGGCAGTGACCAGTACAACATGAGCCTGTCTAACCGCAGGGCAAAGAGTACGGTACAGTACATCATCTCAAAAGGCATTGCTAAAGAGCGTATCTCAGGCAAAGGCTATGGCGAGAGCGAGCCTAAAGTGAAGTGCACAGAGTGTACTCAGGAAGAGCACGCACAAAACAGGAGGAGTGAATTCCTTATCGTGAAGCAGTAA